A stretch of the Photobacterium toruni genome encodes the following:
- the pdhR gene encoding pyruvate dehydrogenase complex transcriptional repressor PdhR, producing the protein MTYKRIRQPKLSEAIEKELECLIVEGTLSPGQQLPPERELAKQFDVSRPSVREAIQRLEAKHLLTRRQGGGTFVTERLWQSFSEPLLDVLAAHPETHLDLVEARHALEGLAAYYAALRGNDDDFNRIKDCHVQIQQAQQQGNLAAEASAVVQYLIAVTESAHNVVLLHIIRSLAPLLEQNVLQNFEHLNRHQVVMNKVSKHRANIVQAIVSKQPEQAREASHAHLAYIEETLLDLSREDSRRQRSLRRIQQRKDGLD; encoded by the coding sequence ATGACCTATAAACGTATTCGGCAGCCCAAACTTAGTGAGGCTATCGAAAAAGAGCTTGAGTGTTTGATTGTCGAGGGGACGTTATCGCCTGGGCAACAACTGCCTCCTGAGCGTGAATTAGCAAAGCAATTTGATGTTTCTCGCCCTTCTGTGCGTGAGGCAATTCAACGTTTAGAAGCCAAACATTTACTGACGCGTCGTCAAGGTGGTGGCACTTTTGTAACAGAGCGTTTATGGCAAAGTTTTTCTGAACCATTACTTGATGTTTTAGCTGCCCATCCGGAAACGCACTTAGATTTAGTTGAAGCGCGCCATGCACTAGAGGGATTAGCGGCATATTATGCGGCCCTGCGTGGTAATGATGATGATTTTAATCGTATTAAAGATTGTCATGTGCAAATTCAACAAGCACAACAGCAAGGTAATTTAGCCGCAGAAGCTAGCGCAGTAGTGCAATATCTTATTGCGGTCACAGAGTCGGCACATAATGTGGTGCTATTACACATAATTCGCAGTTTAGCGCCGTTATTAGAACAAAATGTGTTACAAAATTTTGAACACCTTAATCGTCATCAAGTGGTGATGAATAAGGTGAGTAAGCATCGAGCCAATATTGTGCAGGCGATTGTTTCTAAACAGCCGGAACAGGCACGTGAAGCATCCCATGCACATTTGGCTTATATTGAGGAAACTTTGTTGGATTTATCACGAGAAGATAGCCGGCGACAACGCTCTCTCCGTCGAATCCAACAACGCAAGGACGGACTTGACTAA